TGAGACCGGGCAGGACATCCTTGCGTCGACGAAGCATCCAATCGCCGATTGCGTCCCGCAGATTCATGCGGAAATCCTGACTGCCGGCGAACTGTTCGCAGAATTCTTTCAAGGGCAGTTTCCCTACGGGGTGGCCGGATAGCCGTAGCAGCGTGTGCAGCTCAGATTCTCGGTTGAGGACTGGCGTACCCGTCAGCAGGTAGCGGTTGGGTATCTTGGCGGCAATGTCGAAGCCGTGACGTGTCCACGCGGCGGTCGGCTCTTTCAGGCGGTGCGCCTCGTCGATGATCATCACGTCAAAGTGTCCTGCATGCAGAACAAAATCGCCCAGGCGTTCGTAGTTGGTGATAATCCATTGCGAAGAGGGATCAAAGACCTGTTGGCCGATTGCGGCCTCGGGATACACCATCTGGATTTCGCGTTGCCAGTTGATGATCAACGTCGACAGCGTGATTACCAAGATGGGTCTATCAGCTGCTCGGATTGCAGCGGCAATGATTGCCTGGCGAGTTTTGCCAAGCCCCATGTCATCCGCAAGCAAGGCGCTTGTGCGCTGTAGCAAGTGCCGGATGCCTGCCGGTTGATGGTCCAGTAAAGAATAACCAGCCAATGCCTGGTTAATCTGTTCGGTGGTGAACCCGGTGCGCTCGATTGAGGGCACCGCGGCTAGATACACATCGGTTGAGGTGCTGTCATCAGCCGCTTTTGCAGCGCGCTCTTGTGGAGGTCCACCAAGACTGATGCGGGTGATTTCATCAGCGGGAACAACGGATCCGTCGGTCAGTAGCTCTTGTACGGTGTCGAGGATTTCGAACTGATCCTCCGACAACCCAAGCTCCAGGATCAAGTTGCTTCGCACCACTTCCGCACCAGCGTCGATGCGCCAGGACTTGGAATGCCCGAGAAACACGCCGTGCATGCGCCTTGAAACGGCGACCGCGCCAGGATGGTAGTCACCTGACAGCAGGATCCCGCCCTGAACGAGTGGAGCTATCCGAAAGGTCAGCCCCCACGTGAATGCCTGCCGATCTGGGTCGTTTTGTGCGGCTGTGATTTTATGTGAAAACGTCTCCCAACTTTCATTGAAACGGTCCTCGGACAACTCCATCAAACGGTGGAAGAGCACATCCAGGTCATCCAGCAACTTGCCTTTTGGTAATCGCCAATAGCGATGTTGAGGATGCTCGGCACGCCGAATATAGAAACCATTACGTTCGAGAAACAGCCGGTTCGCACCCTCGACGTATTGCATTAAGACCCCGAAGTCATAGCCGTCAAAAATGACTTTTTCGACCAGGTCCTGCCGGCGGTTCATCAGACGTGGACGACTCATGTCCTGCTCAAGCGTTGGTTGATCCATTCCGCACAGGCCTGGGCATGCAGTTTTTTCCGGTTTCGATTTGTATAGCGCGACATGGATAGTGTTTGGTCGGGCCATTCCAGGTTAATGGCGAGTTCACTCGATTTGATCTTTGCCCAAAACCATTGATAGGCCCGGTCAACCCTGGAGCCCGACTTAGGTGTGCGATTGCGGAGCCCTCTCAGTTGAATCGTCACCAGATGTTTGGGAGTCAATTTTGCTAACGTTTCGCCCCAGGCATTTTCATCCATTTGGATCTCTGCAGAGGCCAACGATTTCCCGTTTTCGCGAACCGAAATAAGACGGCAGATACCCCGATAAGCACTGTAGTCGTAACCATTAATGCAGTGGGCCAGCGCTCGATGTTCTGCATCAAGATCGGCGGGGCACTTCAGCTCGATAATTTGCAGTCCATTCGGACTTACGATGGTTATGCCGGTTGAATAAAGCAGCGGCTTCCAGGGCGTTAAAGAGTCTGTTTTTGTTTGTGGATCTACTGCATCTAAAGCCTCACGTATGTCTATCAACGCGAGGTGAAAGCCATTCACCAAGCTGGCGATCTGGTGATATGAAGCAGTAGCAATGAAGCTTTGGAGTTTTTGCAGTGCTTCACCAGCAGTTGGTCCGTCGCTCTCATCAACGTTGTTAAAGAGCTCGTTCAGGTCTCGAAAGTCGTCGGCGATTTTGGACCAATTGTCGTCCGACCAATCAGTTGGACACCCTGAAAGCAGCCTGTTCCAGTCCTGTGTTTGATCCAGCAGTTGATACGGAATTTTATCCAGCAGGGCGAAGAGAGCGATCCAGTGCGCTTTTTTAAGAGGACGGCGATTGCCCAGTGAGGCTCCCAGCAGCAGTCGATGCCAGGGTCCTTGTGGCCCCTCACGGCTGATACGGGTCAATGCACTGCCGGTATCGAATACCCGCTGTTGACCCAGGTAGCGCACTGCGGTGCGCGGCGCTTGTAGCAGCCAAGCCAGTGTGTCGGAAAGGGGGAGGCCCGCGTCGGCTATGCGACCTATCAGGCACACTTCAGAGGAAATCAAATAACGGTCCTCACACCAGTATGGGCGACACGCCTGAAGTTCATCCCATGGGCAGTTCATGTATACCTGCTGCTGCCCATCCCACGGCCACGGCCATTGATCTACTAGTACCAGAAGTGGAATCAGTACTGGCTGGGCTTTTAGGGCCTGGAGGCGGCGTTTTCGGTCACCTTGAGCCAGCCAGTTATAGAGCTTGGGTGAGGGACATTGCGCTGAACGAATGGCGAATAAAAGCTCTTGGTCCAGACAATGGCAAAACCGCTTCAGCGTGCTGCCAATCTGCTTTAGGTAAAATCGGGTGCGGGGATTGAAGTACCGATTGTTGCTCGCCTTCCAATCGAAACCGCGGCGATTAAAGCTTCCGAGATCTTCAATCGATAGGGCTTTCGCCCTCTCTCCAGCCGACTTGCAGAAGGAGGTCAGTAGGACGTCTGCATACCAGCGTTTTTCAAACCTGAGCAGTAGCTGCTGGGCCACCATTGCGGTGGGTTTTCTCTTATGCACGCGGTCCTTGCTGAAAATTTTGCAGGCCTTAGCCTGATGACCATCGAAGTACTGCAGGTGATCGCCGATTCTGGCCAGGACCGGCCGTGTTTGATCATCTGTAGAGGGCAGGGCTACGCACCAGCAACGAGTATGGACAGTAGAACTCAGATAGGTCTCGATGAAGGAGGTCAGCTGGGAGGGCGGTACGTTAAATTGTAAAGCCCAGGTCTGGGCGACTTCAATTTGCCGGTCTGAGAACTTCTCCAGCTTCGGCGCTAAGATGCGCAGCCCCACCACCGATTGTCTCTTCTGTACGCTCACCAATGACCTCCTCTGCAATTTCGCAGAGGACTGTCAGGTATAGGAATGGTGGGCTTCCAGGGTTAATGAGTAACGGCGTTGTCGGTGATTTATATCGGCAATGGCAGAAGTCACAGCCCTCTGGGTTTACTGAG
Above is a genomic segment from Pseudomonas sp. R5-89-07 containing:
- a CDS encoding DEAD/DEAH box helicase; protein product: MSRPRLMNRRQDLVEKVIFDGYDFGVLMQYVEGANRLFLERNGFYIRRAEHPQHRYWRLPKGKLLDDLDVLFHRLMELSEDRFNESWETFSHKITAAQNDPDRQAFTWGLTFRIAPLVQGGILLSGDYHPGAVAVSRRMHGVFLGHSKSWRIDAGAEVVRSNLILELGLSEDQFEILDTVQELLTDGSVVPADEITRISLGGPPQERAAKAADDSTSTDVYLAAVPSIERTGFTTEQINQALAGYSLLDHQPAGIRHLLQRTSALLADDMGLGKTRQAIIAAAIRAADRPILVITLSTLIINWQREIQMVYPEAAIGQQVFDPSSQWIITNYERLGDFVLHAGHFDVMIIDEAHRLKEPTAAWTRHGFDIAAKIPNRYLLTGTPVLNRESELHTLLRLSGHPVGKLPLKEFCEQFAGSQDFRMNLRDAIGDWMLRRRKDVLPGLKGKQRQTLPIELTAAERKQYDQIRLEDRPSLARLGSLRQLLEQVKIRVVMDLLCELDAEDKVILFCEFKDTVGTLRTRCKQAGYGCVTVVGSDSVGKRQKAIDQFQSDPETRIFAATTSAAGTGNNLTAANYVMFLGLPWTPGLQDQAEDRAYRNGQLRMVVVKIPLVENSIDQMLWQMLLDKRQLASDLIEPDAVANARSELLNYV